GGTTTTCCTCGTTGCTCAAGCTCCAGAGGTGACGGTAAATTCCCAGAAAATAGCCTCTATTAACTGTGGTGTATAAGAGAATTTAGCTTATCTGCTCCCGTGGGATGAATTTGAGAATGTAATACCAGTTTACCCTTGCTCATAGTAGCCATCATGTAGGCGTAGCCTTCTCGTAGAGTACTGCGTACACCAGAACAGATGAAAATAGGCATTGGACATTAATTATTTCTCCCTTGTCCCCCTTGTCTTCCTTGTCTTCCTTGTCTCCCTTGTCCCCCAGTTCCCCTGCTTTTTCAAGTCAGCTGTATCAGCAGAATCTCCCAGACAATTTTCCTAGATATTTGGGCAGACACCAAACCCCGTTATACATTAATAAATATCCTCATCATATCTCGTAACACCTGACTTATTCAGGCTTGATTTCACATAGCAAAAGGTTTGGAGATGTTGACAACTTCAGAAACTCCGATTATTGCGACTATTATTTTCGTCGCCTTTGGTATATTGGCTTGGGGCTTTTATCGCGCCAAACCTTACGGAAAGCTGGGAATCTTAGCTTGGTTACAGTCAGTGGTACTCATGGCTCCCTGGCTGTTATTATTTGGCTTGTTTGCGACGGGTATTTACATCAACATTATTGGTGTTTTATTCTCCTTGGTGGTGTCTGCGGGTTTATATATCTACATTGGTAGACAATTGCGACAACTGGGGCAGGAAGAATTACTGAAGCAAAAAGCCACAGCAAGACTAGCGGCAGAAGCAGCACAGCAAACAGATACACCTCCAACATCAGAGGCAATGGCGTTGGAGTTAATGGCGATTCCCGAAGCAGACTTAACCGCCATCAAAGGTATTTTTGGCATCGATACTTTTTTTGCCACAGAAACTATCCCCTATCAAGAGGGAGTCATTTTTAAAGGTAATCTGCGGGGTGAACCAGAAGCTATACATAACCGTCTGACATCCAGCTTACAAGAAAGATTAGGAGAGCAATATCGTCTCTTTTTAGTTGAGAATCAAGATGGCAAAGCTGTGGTAATCATATTACCTAGCCGCAACGATCCCCAACCCATGACGGTGTTTCAAAAAATCTTTGCTGTCTTCTTGTTAGTTGCAACTGCGGGAACTTGCTTGGAAGCTGCGGGGTTACTGTTAAATTTTGATTTCTTCGTCACACCCTCGCGTTATTTAGAAACCTTACCGATTGGTGGGGGTGTTTTAGCAATTTTGATTGCCCATGAATTGGGACATTGGTTTATGGCTCAACGTTATAATGTGCGCTTGAGTTTACCTTTCTTTTTGCCAGCTGTGCAAATTGGTTCCTTTGGGGCAATTACTCGCTTTGAATCCTTATTACCTAACCGCAAAGCCTTATTTGATATTTCCTTTGCTGGTCCGGCGGTGGGTGGTGTTGTATCCTTAGGAATGCTAATTACTGGTTTATTGTTATCCCATTCTGGTAGCTTCTTTCAGTTACCCAAGGAGTTTTTTCAAGGTTCAATTTTAGTGGGAACCTTAGCACGGATAGTACTTGGCTCTGCTTTACAGTCTTCAGTTGTAGATATTCACCCCTTGGTAATCGTTGGTTGGGTGGGTTTAGTAATTACTGCCTTAAATTTAATGCCTGCGGGGCAGTTAGATGGTGGCAGAATTGTACAGGCTATCTATGGGCGCAAAATTGCTAATCGAGCGGCGATCGCCACTTTAATTTTGTTGGGTTTAGCTGGGTTGGGTAGCTCCCTTCCCCTTTACTGGTTGATTGTAATTGTCTTTTTACAACGGACTCCAGAACGTCCCAGTCTCAATGAAATTACGGAACCCGATGATGCAAGAGCCGCCCTGGGCTTGCTTGCCCTATTTCTGATGATTGTCACACTGTTACCATTGACACCTGCCCTCGCGGGTAGATTAGGTATTGGGGGATAGGATTTGGGGAAGGGTGTAGGAAAATTATTTTCTGTCACACCTTACCCCAGTCACAAAGTAGGGCAAAAACTATCTAAGGTTTCCACCCAGCAAGGATATTTGGATATTTCGTCGGTTTGGGGAAGAGTTTTTGGAATCTGGATTGACGCTGTGATACCGGTTCCTTGGTAAGATTCCACAGGGTTTCGTAGAAGAAGTAAGAAACACCAGCAAATCGGCGATCGCGCACCTGTTTGACTTGGGTTTCTATCTGGGACATCGGCACAAATTTCCCTTTCAACCCTGATAAAATACCGATACTCACAGGAATATGCTTCTTCGCAGCTTTCACTTCTGGATACTCTAACTCTTTGTTAAAGACTTTCAAATCATCACGGTAAATTTGAATAATCAAATCTTCAATTAATCCCATCCGTTCCCATTTTTGCCAATCTGCCAGGAAAAACTCATAGGAAAAGCGCTGGGGATTTGGGGCTACGGAGACAATACAATTTTTTCTTACTGCTTTGATTGCGGTAAACACGCGCTTTAAGTAACTTGTAATCTTGTCTGCCCGCCATTTTACCCACTCTGCATCCTTGGGATTAGCTGGAGGTAATTTTCCCTTGTGTTCTTTCTTATACAGATTTACCGTGTAGGCATCGTAGCCTAATTCTGATGGTAAGCCAAAATGGTCATCAAATTGAATCCCATCAACATCATAATTTTTGACAATTTCGAGGATTAAATCCAGGGTAAACTGCTGTACGTCAGGACGGAAGGGACTTAACCACACCCGCTCATGAATTCCCTCTTTCCAGATTTTACTGCCATCCTGGCGACTTGTAACCCATTCCGGGCGGCGTTTGGCTAACTGGGAATCAGCAGGAGCCATAAAACCAAACTCAAACCAGGGAATTACCTTTAAACCTCGACTATGCCCACCCTGGACAATTTCCTTGAGCATATCACGCTTTTGTAAACCTGGTTCAGGGTCGAGCGATCGCCCTATTACCTTTTCAGCAACCGGACTGGGATACAACGTCCATCCCCAATTCCACACCGTCGGATAAACAACATTAAAATGCAAATCCTTTAATTTTTGCAAGGCTGTTTGTAAACGCTGACGCTCAAACAACACATTGCTATCAATATTAGTTAACCAGACTCCCCGCAACTCTGATGTCTGCATCGCACTCATCTGTGCTTGCAACGGAGAAGAGAGGAGTATAACTAATACCATGGTTGCTGCTACCAAACTGGTAAACCAACCCCGTCGATAATAATCACGATACAAACCTGCACACCAACCTATCAACTGACTCTTCATGGACTAATCCAGACAATTTATTTCATTATTAGTGATTAGTCTGGGGTCATTAGTCAAGAGTTCCATCGGATGTTATCACTTCCCATGGTTTGAACGCTAGGTAGCGCAGATATCCTAAAATTTCGTCACCGTCACACTCCAACCAGAATCCAGCTTGGGAATATTGTAAAATGCTGGGTCACTACGCTTGGGAATATCATTATTATTTTCTTGAGGACATTCCCGAAAAAAGGAAGCCGGATTTTCGATTAATTTTGCCGGATCGATTTTCTTACATTCATCATTGCGAATCAAAGTAATAGATTCAGCAGTCTTTTTCAAGTTAGTATTTTTATCTGGAGTATTACCGAATTGGCTATTATCAATAGTAATAGGATTTGTCAATAAGGATGCTGCGGGATTGGGATTGGTCAGACTAGCAGCATCTGAGGATAAGTTCTGATTCTGAGCATAGGTAGGGCAAGTAATGGAAAATACAGCTACAAATACCCCGAAACCAATCATTGAGTGCTTCATCATCAAATCTCTCAAAGGAATAATTGTTTAAGACTATTGGTATTTTGATGTTTCATTGGGATATGGGGAACCACAAACCATCGACTACAGTCAGTGAAACCCTGTATTTCTATAGACATAGATACCCAAAGCCATGTAATCTTCTAGCTTCTTCCTCCTCAACCCCAAAATATCAGCATAGTCTAAATATTTTCCCACAATCATAGATTTTGATTTTCATCACAATAAATTTATCTTTTTCAGTATTCCTCTGTAGGTAATCAACTAATGATATTAAGTTAGGTAAAACAGGAAGCAGGAATAATACAGACAATTATGATGGGGTTGGGTAAGTATTAATGAATTGATTTTGATTCCTGGAATTGAGTTAATAACCAAGCTATAACCTGACTTTGGTCTATTTGACGAGTCCGACGCAATGCTTCATTTAATAGGGAAATTTCCAGTCCCGGTAACACCAGAGATTGAGTAATCCGTTTACTACCACCATCGGCGATCGCGAAGGGTATGATCTGTGCATTTTGGACATCTAGAATCCAGTACTCTGCTACTCCTAAATCCTCGTATAACAGTCTTTTTTCACCTTTATCATCAGCAAGGGAACTATTTGCCACCTCGATGACTAAAGTTGGTGCTGGATAACTATCAAGATTAACAATTGACGTGCCGTAAGGAATAGCATTGGCATTGTCACCAATATAATATGACACATCTGGTTGAACTTCTCTTTCCCCTGTTTTGCGGTAGGTACAGTTATCGTTGCCATTCATGGGAATACCTTTGATGGCAGCAAATATACTCACAGCAGTAATCACAACTGTATGGTCACGGGAATGGTCATTTCCTATTGGTGGCATTTCTATCCTCATTCTTCCATTTTGGTAGTATCCCTTAGCTTTGCCATGACCTGGATTTTCTATGACTTGGATATATTCATCCCAGCTTGCGACTACCCAAGTATCCGTGAGTATTGTGGTTTGGAGTTTATTCATAAGTTCCCTCCCATTATTAGAATTGTATAATTCCTAATAAAAACCCTGACAAAATTAAGTTTTGCCAGGGGTTTAAATTTCAGAAAATCTCAGAAAATCTTAAAATCTCAAGACTTAAACCTGAGTTGCACTAGCTAAAAGTAATTCTCGACTTTCAGCAGTCCGGACTACAACTTGACCATCATCATCCAAATCAACGATCGCCGTTGTACCCTCTACTACCTGTCCAGTTAACATCGCTTCTGCTAGGGAGTCTTCCAGAAGTCGCATTAGCGCTCTACGTAACGGTCTAGCACCATAACTGGGGTCGTAACCTTCCTGAACAACCCTTTCCTTGAAGCGTTCTGTAACTTCCAAGGTGATAGATTTTTCCTGGAGACGCTTACCAACTTCCTTGAGCATAATTTCGGCAATCTGTCTGACTTCGTCTTTCTTCAACTGGGTGAAGACAATAATTTCATCAAGACGGTTGAGAAACTCTGGACGGAAATAAGCTTTTAACTCTTCATTTACCAGGTTACGAATGCGGTTATAGCTTGCTTCTGCTTCATTTTCAAAGTTGAAACCTAAACCACCGCCACCTTTTTCAATTACCTTGGAACCAATATTTGATGTCAAGATAATCAGAGTATTTTTGAAGTCTACCACCCGTCCCTTGGCATCGCTGAGTCGTCCGTCATCGAGAATTTGCAACAACATATTAAATACGTCGGGGTGTGCTTTCTCGATTTCGTCGAATAGTAATACGGTGTAAGGACGACGACGTACCGCTTCTGTTAATTGTCCACCCTCGTCATAACCAACGTAACCAGGGGGAGAACCAATTAGCTTGGAAACGGTGTGACGTTCCATATACTCGGACATATCCAGACGAATCATCGATTCTTCAGAACCGAAGAAGTAAGCAGCGAGGGATTTTGCTAACTCGGTTTTACCCACACCAGTTGGTCCTGAGAAGACGAAACTCGCAATGGGACGGTTGGGGTTTTTCAATCCTACCCGCGCACGACGAATGGCGCGAGAAACTGCTGTGACTGCTTGTTCCTGTCCGATGAGTCGCTGGTGCAAGGTGTCTTCTAGGTGCAACAACATTTCCGATTCTGATTCGGTGAGTTTGTTGACTGGGACACCAGTCCAGGAGGCGACAATTTGGGCAATATCTTCCTCATCTACAACCAATTTGTTGACAGGAACACCCGGTTGTGCATCATCTTGGATTTTAGCTTCCAGTTCTAATTCCTTGTCTCGGAGTTTTCCGGCTTTATCAAAATCTTGAATTTTGATGGCTGTATTTTTCTCTTTACTGATTTCTAGGAGTTCCCGCTTCAGTTCGCGGTTAGCTGAACCCATGGTACTCCGTAGACGTACACGGGAACCTGCTTCGTCTATCAAATCGATCGCCTTATCTGGAAGGAAGCGATCGCTAATATATCGGTCAGATAATTCAGCAGCTGCGGCTAATGCCTCATCAGTAATTGTCACCCGGTGGTGTTGCTCATAAGCAGAGCGCAAACCATAGAGGATTTCAATGGTTTCTTCCACGGTGGGTTCACCCACCATAATCGGTTGGAAACGCCGTTCTAGGGCTGCATCCCGCTCGATGTGCTGGCGGTACTCATCCAGGGTGGTAGCACCAAGACATTGCAACTCACCCCTTGCTAAAGCTGGTTTGAGGATATTAGCGGCATCCATACCACCTTCCACACCACCGGCACCTACTAAGGTGTGAATCTCGTCAATGACTAGAATAATATTCCCGGCTTGACGAACTTCCTCCATAATTTTTTTCAGGCGTTCTTCAAAATCTCCTCGGAAGCGGGTTCCAGCCACTAACAAGCCCATATCTAAGCTAATAACTTGCCTGTCCATCAGGACTTCCGGCACATCTTGATTAATGATGCGCTGTGCTAATCCTTCGGCGATCGCTGTTTTACCAACTCCAGGCTCCCCAATTAACACGGGGTTATTTTTGCTGCGACGACCGAGAACTTGTACCGTACGCTCAATCTCCTTAGCTCGCCCGACAACGGGGTCAAGTTTGCCTTCCTGAGCTAGGTTTGTCAGGTTTCTACCAAACTCTTCTAAGGTCAATTTCTGGTTACGGCGTGAGCTATTACCACCATTACTCGTAACAGAAGCGACCTCTCCTAGTTGCCTGATTACTGATGTCCGGAGTTGAACCAAGTCAACGCCTAAATTTTGTAATACTTTGGCGGCAACGCCTTCGCCTGCTTCAGTTAAACCTAAAAGTAAATGTTCAGTACCAATATAATTGTGTCCTAGGCTACGTGCTTCTTTAAAGGACTGCTCGAAAAGAGTCTTAACTTTGGGAGTAAAGGGAATTTCCGGTGGAACAAAGCCAGACCCCCGACCGATAATTCTCTCGACTTCTCGGCGTGCGTCTTTGAGAGTTACGCCCAGTTCAGTCAGCACTTTGGTAGCAACCCCAGTTCCTTCCCCCAGTAAACCCAGGAGAATTTGCTCAGTCCCTACAAAGTTGTGACCCAAGCGACGGGCTTCCTCTTGGGCGAGCATGACTACTTTAATAGCTTCGGAAGTGAAGTGTTCAAACATAGCGGGTTATTGCTCCCTTGCTGCATGGTCGGGGTGAGTGGGTATTCACCCTTACATAAACTTTGGTCTATTTTTCTTAAGGACAATGTATCTTTATTTTAAGATGAATGACAGTAGTGAGAGCCGTAAGTGCTGGGGTGTGGTTGCCACCTATAGTGCTAAGGACAGGGTGGAAAGGGTTAAGGGGAAGGGGGAAAGGAGTTTTTGCTGATGAC
The Calothrix sp. 336/3 DNA segment above includes these coding regions:
- a CDS encoding ATP-dependent Clp protease ATP-binding subunit; this encodes MFEHFTSEAIKVVMLAQEEARRLGHNFVGTEQILLGLLGEGTGVATKVLTELGVTLKDARREVERIIGRGSGFVPPEIPFTPKVKTLFEQSFKEARSLGHNYIGTEHLLLGLTEAGEGVAAKVLQNLGVDLVQLRTSVIRQLGEVASVTSNGGNSSRRNQKLTLEEFGRNLTNLAQEGKLDPVVGRAKEIERTVQVLGRRSKNNPVLIGEPGVGKTAIAEGLAQRIINQDVPEVLMDRQVISLDMGLLVAGTRFRGDFEERLKKIMEEVRQAGNIILVIDEIHTLVGAGGVEGGMDAANILKPALARGELQCLGATTLDEYRQHIERDAALERRFQPIMVGEPTVEETIEILYGLRSAYEQHHRVTITDEALAAAAELSDRYISDRFLPDKAIDLIDEAGSRVRLRSTMGSANRELKRELLEISKEKNTAIKIQDFDKAGKLRDKELELEAKIQDDAQPGVPVNKLVVDEEDIAQIVASWTGVPVNKLTESESEMLLHLEDTLHQRLIGQEQAVTAVSRAIRRARVGLKNPNRPIASFVFSGPTGVGKTELAKSLAAYFFGSEESMIRLDMSEYMERHTVSKLIGSPPGYVGYDEGGQLTEAVRRRPYTVLLFDEIEKAHPDVFNMLLQILDDGRLSDAKGRVVDFKNTLIILTSNIGSKVIEKGGGGLGFNFENEAEASYNRIRNLVNEELKAYFRPEFLNRLDEIIVFTQLKKDEVRQIAEIMLKEVGKRLQEKSITLEVTERFKERVVQEGYDPSYGARPLRRALMRLLEDSLAEAMLTGQVVEGTTAIVDLDDDGQVVVRTAESRELLLASATQV
- a CDS encoding site-2 protease family protein; amino-acid sequence: MLTTSETPIIATIIFVAFGILAWGFYRAKPYGKLGILAWLQSVVLMAPWLLLFGLFATGIYINIIGVLFSLVVSAGLYIYIGRQLRQLGQEELLKQKATARLAAEAAQQTDTPPTSEAMALELMAIPEADLTAIKGIFGIDTFFATETIPYQEGVIFKGNLRGEPEAIHNRLTSSLQERLGEQYRLFLVENQDGKAVVIILPSRNDPQPMTVFQKIFAVFLLVATAGTCLEAAGLLLNFDFFVTPSRYLETLPIGGGVLAILIAHELGHWFMAQRYNVRLSLPFFLPAVQIGSFGAITRFESLLPNRKALFDISFAGPAVGGVVSLGMLITGLLLSHSGSFFQLPKEFFQGSILVGTLARIVLGSALQSSVVDIHPLVIVGWVGLVITALNLMPAGQLDGGRIVQAIYGRKIANRAAIATLILLGLAGLGSSLPLYWLIVIVFLQRTPERPSLNEITEPDDARAALGLLALFLMIVTLLPLTPALAGRLGIGG
- a CDS encoding Uma2 family endonuclease → MNKLQTTILTDTWVVASWDEYIQVIENPGHGKAKGYYQNGRMRIEMPPIGNDHSRDHTVVITAVSIFAAIKGIPMNGNDNCTYRKTGEREVQPDVSYYIGDNANAIPYGTSIVNLDSYPAPTLVIEVANSSLADDKGEKRLLYEDLGVAEYWILDVQNAQIIPFAIADGGSKRITQSLVLPGLEISLLNEALRRTRQIDQSQVIAWLLTQFQESKSIH
- a CDS encoding glycoside hydrolase family 10 protein, giving the protein MKSQLIGWCAGLYRDYYRRGWFTSLVAATMVLVILLSSPLQAQMSAMQTSELRGVWLTNIDSNVLFERQRLQTALQKLKDLHFNVVYPTVWNWGWTLYPSPVAEKVIGRSLDPEPGLQKRDMLKEIVQGGHSRGLKVIPWFEFGFMAPADSQLAKRRPEWVTSRQDGSKIWKEGIHERVWLSPFRPDVQQFTLDLILEIVKNYDVDGIQFDDHFGLPSELGYDAYTVNLYKKEHKGKLPPANPKDAEWVKWRADKITSYLKRVFTAIKAVRKNCIVSVAPNPQRFSYEFFLADWQKWERMGLIEDLIIQIYRDDLKVFNKELEYPEVKAAKKHIPVSIGILSGLKGKFVPMSQIETQVKQVRDRRFAGVSYFFYETLWNLTKEPVSQRQSRFQKLFPKPTKYPNILAGWKP